DNA sequence from the Pseudophryne corroboree isolate aPseCor3 chromosome 6, aPseCor3.hap2, whole genome shotgun sequence genome:
atatatatttatactgtatacagcagtcatAAATGACTACTATACAAGGAGTATGCATTGATCATTTGTAgcaggtacagtatactgtactcaaAGAATGTTATTTTCAAACTGAATGGCTTTGTACACAAGATGTGACTGGGACATGATGATTTCATCCATGAAttgaaaataatacattttatacaACATTCATATCACAAACTGAGCAATACACACTcaatactgtacagtgtaataaaTAAAAGCCATAATAATATTATGTTGGAATAAAACTAGCATTGCCCATTCTCCCTTCCATAGTAATCATTAATGGTTATACACTGCCACTTGTATAGCATGTATCATTTCATTACATTTTGGGTTTTCTGCTATTTGAAAACGTTTATTGTGTATAAATGCCATAAAAATGTTATATTATAATTTTACAAATATATTTCTCAAATGCTTTTTTCATGTCTTTATTCCGCAAGCTGTATATTATTGGGTTTGTCAATGGGGTAACCACAGTGTATAACAAAGAAAAGACTTTGCTGATACTCCGTGACTGTCCTCGTGTTGGAAGAATATAAATGCAGAACAGAGTGCTAAAATATATGGACACAGTGGTCAGGTGGGAGCTGCACGTGGAGAAGGCTTTCTGTCGCTCGGTAAAAGATGGTAGCCGTAGGATAACTTGTATAATATACACATAAGATACAATTATTAATATGAAGGGTAAAATAAGCACCGGTAAACCAATAAATAATGCTTCCAATTGCAGAAGAGAGGTATCAGAACATGAAAGCTCTAATAAAGGTAGGTAGTCACAAAAGAAATGGTCAATAATTTGTGGTCCACAAAAGTGCAGCAAACCCATTGTTACTGTGTCACTCAAAAGCAGTGAGAAACTTATCAGCCAAGATATAATAATCAATTTTATGCATAAGGCACTGTTCATTATACAATTATAACGCAGTGGGTTGCAGATGGCTAAATATCTGTCATATGACATCACAGTGAGGAGGAGACACTCTGAGCATTCTGttactgcaaaaaaataaaattgagTGATACAGCCTACAAAAGAAATTGTGCCCACTTCATTTACAATGGTATGAAGCATGTTGGGGACGATGGTTGTGGTCTGCATGATGTCGGACATGGAGAGTTGAGTGAGGAACAGGTACATGGGGGTCTGAAGGTTCTTGCTGTAGGACACCAATGTAATGATTAACAGGTTTCCACATAGAGTCATTGAGTAAATCACAAGAAGGATGAACAGGGATATTGCTTTGAATCTTTGGAGGCTTTGAAATCCTAAAAGGATGAACTcagtgatggaagtaatattgctcTCTTGCATTGCTTGGAAGAGAAAACTAAGTATAAATAATTAGCACACTGATACTGGTTATCTCATCTTATCATATGATACGTCTTATCACTGAAAGTTTAAATTATAAATGTAACATCACTGAGAGTACAAAATCCCTCTCCAGCAGCCCTTTCAATTTATCCAGGCCCAGACTAGCAATGGGGTGGATGTAGCTGGgatggcctccacataaaaatattcCCATCCTCATTATAGCATGATGATAATCTACCACGTAGTCAATCATAAATCATAGGTAATAAAATTGTATTTCTAAGGTGTTGTTTTTACAAAACTatgaaatttttctttttttatatagtcGGGGAGACAGTGGGCTGATAGGTTAGGGGGTTTACAAGTCCACATGGTCCTTGCCACACATCTCCTCCTAGTCTCAATTTAAGCAATTGAACATTTTCAGCTCAAGGGCCAAGTGGCCCTTACTCTGCCCCTGCATTTAGGTAAGTGGAGTAATGTCATTTGAAGATGGCATTATCTAAAGCTGAAACGCTCCAATAAGCTTTGTTACATAACTCTTTAACTTTCTATTGAGCACTGTTGATTAGAAATCAAAAGTTATTTCCTGTATTTTCTTTCTATCTTGACAAACACTAATGACAATGATAGACACAGATAATTATGCATTTTTTATGGCAGAATTAACTTTATAAATATAGCCCTAAGTGATGCTAATTCAGGGAGGTGATCTACCTTAAGACTTGAACTCAAACTCAACTTAAACTTGAACTCATTCTtaaagtctgttttttttttttgatgcTTTGGTCCTGATTCGGAGTTTGAATGCTAGATCACTGATGCAGCCAAGTGTACATCAAGCATACAGTATGTAACATACATAACAATTAAACCCATGTTTTTTTACCACTTTTGTGCTTCAGATTTGGCTTCAATAACACAAAGCAAAGAACTTTTCAAATGCACCATCTCataaacaaaaaagaaagaaatgtaAAAGATATACACAACAACATAATTACAGTATGTAtggaccatcatcatcatcatcatcatcatcatcatcatcgtaccTGTACTCATGCACCAAATGGTCATATGTCTTGGACAGGTGTATAAGCAATTCTGTGATGATCTACATATACTTGACTGAATGGAAACTGGGTTTCTGCTTAAATTTATTCCACACATCTTTTAGCGAATCATAAATGGAGAAAAAGAAGACGCTTCTTTTGGGGGTCACTCTTATGGAACAGGTCCATTGTATTAGTACCTATAGATTAGAAATTATGAAAAATCTGTATTTATTAGGCATGCCTTAAAAAGGGAGAGCATATAACAGAAATTTGTTCAGTATATTAAAAACATTATATGCATTTTTGGAAGTAAAATTGTGCCCTGAAATTCAGGAAAAATAATGTTTTTGATTTGAACCTCAATAGATTGTATTGattttatttatactttattttatTATGTATTACTGTATCTGTCATAACTGCTTAGGTAGCTCTAGGACCCTAAATATCATAACATAAGGAAAGTCCTATGATTATCTATTAATGTTCACAGAAAGTGATGGATTTTCATGTGTCTGTTACTGATTCTCCATTTCTTCATTAAAGTCTTTAGACAGAACAGGCTTGTCTGACATGCCACTTACGTTCTATCAGTTAAATTAGTAATAACACACAATTTGTGTGAAAATTGATAATGTtacatattacctttaaacataagctaaatactatttacggactaagtacgctattggcgcactgagtaccgtaagggtacgcacttaccgtagcagatgctaggccgtgagagtgagacacgagcggtgcagatgctcacagaatgttacacagtaaaccttattaacaacacacagtaaagatatacttatactctaaaccttaccaATGTTATACTACAATGATATatcgcttattaaccttgataatgtgtaagctgcttgagcgattgagacgctaagagaaacTCTTTATAGTAACTAGTAAACCAGAgtaaaaaaaaggggaaaacagtacagattatacactacagactaacatcaaaatctaacacactaATGGAGAATAAGATAAACAATGGCAAACAATTGCATACAGAAAGAGAACAAATTAGAACacgatggataacaaaatggctactgaGAACAATACAtacatggggatgattcgcaagcgcgtcctggatccagccctcagcattcaaatagaaagccttttggagagagtcttgtgtgtcaaagcaTGCTGCAAGCTGTATTAATTTACTAGctgaagacataatacaatagacactgtgtgctctttttccattggttagggggtgggacatgtcctgcacaggggatcattggttagttcaagaagtgggcgatggctaggacttgttagtattctaaattcctctttgtctggttatgttgtggaaagctattgttttggatcttccaaacaaactctgttcctagatattgttcacccttgtttatgtctctttcagttgagacaatgccaactcagcactcattattctggagagaaacctggccctattaaTAAACAAAGgcgtatgccctcttcatagaaactcaaagcttagtgtaaataaggccattataTCTCAGTCTGTGGAAAATTtatgtgtgaattccattctcatcctctccccatttgtaatatattttaaatacaatttttatatctattttctacttctgcgcataactatgcgcaggaatatgcaaatctttcctaactatcataggaatattacccttaaaataccctacagctggatactagacaccacctttcaacctttatctgacccttcctatcatgtaaagaggaatctctctgttccaggaaccatttaaactaaacatacttgctgacgttgtgtaggggaatattaactataaaacacactatatgggttaaatatgatatgctcgagtcgcccgctacacgctcacaaactctaccgtaaatgcgcataccacgtgccAAAGTGCATGGCCGTAGAAGCTCTATTACGCAAAGTGTGAATATGCACACTTAGAGCAGAGCGTGCACAtgcacagcgggcatgtgcatggggttagtacaaggcatgtgaatcatgatatttttcgactttgacagtccaccctttggcagtcatcaataactgccactatctaaacaattaagcagaaaaatatatattaccatgaaataccttattatgattgggagtagggaggagaggagaaggtgggaaatgtatgacctagtgggatagtaaaagcatgtatgtatgaaattcatgtctgaggggtcatgtatcatcgtgccatacatgttctaaaataagcttcgaggtattgcgaagtatacattgaatccttcttattccgtattaagggtctgtaagtgggctaacaaactctaccgagctcttttcggctttcagttccaacaaatggggtgcacattagttgatgatacatgaagggggagaatatgtgagtgctaatatatgtgcctatattacctgtcgactatgtgtgtcactgaagatagtagagatgaagataagaaaaatgcgttataaatgcattcatatgattatgtatgtgattgtccttgggcgtctgttgaagtcttgttgatgtcttgtccggattgctgtatctttgctgtaagtggcaagcaaagtttttcaagtgtccatagaaagttaaagtctctaaaagttcatcaaatgtttgtgaagaagttcatcaatggtctgtataaaggctcatcaaattcttcttccgactgggtgtctttttaccttggagaaaaacaaaggaaaaaacggatgaaagaaacggaccgtggaatcacgtcttatcacaacattgtctcgattgatgggtcataaattaaaccagttgttgttacaatgccttcgctcctcaaactcatcaatttggtactgcgcttgcaatgcattaaaatccgaacacatctaaatatcaaaccaatcattatgacaactcctaggatacataagagaaatttccctacagtaacgataacattttgagcccattctcttaaacctgagaaccaaatgtgtgggttcaaccatgatacccagctggtcagttcattactcacagaagtaagggtaaggttgtgcctccttcggaactcccatttcaattgcaagatatcatccatcttttgatctaagaCCTCggtcgggtcctcagtgctgtttgtgatatacgtacagcacttcacaccatactgagttgctagggtgacacaataccctcctgtcaccgctgtgatgtaattgagaaccatcctgtgctggatcagttccattttgtaaacttgcaattctctcccagtatacctgaagatgttatcatacatctcggtgatattgtctatcaggttcgctagagcggtaatatacctaaaatgtataactcctctggcggtacgggtgatatctatcgcgagtaggagttgaatcccggtggattcatggatcaaatcagaggctgcatgctctgtcctatctataaggtgtctctttacaatgtgttcataatgagtgtgagtgtaaggagcttgagcattgcggtgaacgtcattttatcgtgggtaatggtcattacttccggcaacacacttccaatgtaacacaatccctctgagtttggggcaagccacttatacgccttcctcccacatatgaaatatgcatcatcagggaggacatatgggacagaaaatgacatcaccatattacaaacctttcaggtgaaaaatcctatccctaactctctcatttgtctagtacatgtatcaggctgtatgatatgcgcacagtatcctggtgatacttctccaactcacatGAGCCTACTTCCTAGTGTGTagttatactgaaaatatctcccactgttggttatttggcgtataagctctgagtctataggcattctatcggctctgtgtcagaatgtcatggttcggttgttccatgtcacttcccaatttcccggctttcggagattggaaatgttaaaacatattagggacctatccacatgatattggtggagcttcaaactaggaggcctagaaatattaaatttcttgtccaccggtctcccaccccttaattcaagtacctcatttaTCATTAAAGAGTATGGCAGTAgttctgactttctatgaccttgaggtacttgtgcgcACAccgagcattctgtttggtttaaaaccttacccactaatgagtgatagtcactcaatggatgtcggtccatgttgatattaaggctggactgacatctctggatgcagccgtcctcaactatgttttcacaattccgacAGAtataattctcttcagctaacaatccttcacaatgtctcttagtgtcatggctaccagatcgttttctggtactcgcctttactcggtgattgtgttactctcggaattctacgaatccatcctggtcatcagaacccattccagatccattctcgacctcactggtactctcaccgaaacagactgctctggtcaacaacagggtcaacaggaaaacacggactgcagtctcttggggcgagtccatcttacaggaggagaaagaaagagttgtaatgggggtaccgaaaataatcgaagggaaagaaaattgttatGATAATTGTCctatcgtcttgttgttcttcttgctcagatgtcatctcaacaGTGCTGTCTTTCAGTCTTCCCAAAatgaacactccagtgatatgatattctttccgaatcagcgatctttctgtaaggagcataaatcttgcattaccatttgtctaactgttgtgtgacataccatccgtaaaacatgaaagaacaaaaagagagagaacaatagaaaaaaaaattgtcagatttccgttcaccatcaggctgtcacaccaacatgtccatcggtatctctgcacagtctcccccaccagcatTTCCACTCTCCAACCTTTGTGCTTGGCAaggcacaacgatgctggtaagatatactggggttgggtagacctctgaaaagaccaagtagacatgtgacgtttgagctctagttctgctggtgaacgtcagagatgaaaaggaaacatttaaagataatcacagagtttacctggccgcccttgtgtctacaaggaatgacctaccaattacatcgactgtaacctcaggcttactatcaaggctaacaatcaactttactggctgcaaattacaggtgcggcccaaaatttttcctatataatCCCTGTTTACAATTTCATGTGTCATACAGTGTAtcatgtcattgtctagggggttgatatactttatgtatgtctctaaatctgcaactcagtgcataatgcccttccctctggcagttataacattttatcacattcgacttaccaaCAGAGGTCTGGGGTTTAAGCTGATGTGGCTTCattgtcagggcctgtatacttatagTCATATGCTTACTCCCCTGTGACTCCTTgcgtttactgatgttccgatcgtgcttaacagcagactttcttaatgcagccaccgacatacctctccagttaggttgagaggTCTGTAACTTTGTtcccaacacttcctttaaaccttccactaatacagaaaccgctacttctctataacgtacactttcctcaatgtccgcgatcccagtagaTCCAGCCATTACCTctaatgctcgatggaaataatcagaagcagtttcaccttctttttgtctaatggagaaaattttgttccatttgacaacagttgggaaatatacttctaattgcagattgatccgttttacattgtcctgattgtattcctcagtaAGCGGTACttgtgcgtctaacttacaatcagtgatgaatttcgcagggtcaatgttggagggtagacataccctCAACATTTTCCGCCAATCTTTATAATGGGGTTCGGCGGTGTTTCctggttctttaataaacctttggcatgcggctggatctttcctgggatcaggaaattcagacatagttgtcattaattctgtccgggaccaggagcaatgcattgcaatgttcctgaagggagtgactcccagagcgtcagtctgtccactTGGGACTGCAATCactctgacaggattaagttcaactacatcaacttgtgttgactctacaatgtgaggtgcaattgtctgtgcatgatatacaatactgtacttacctgtggacacgacctcacctgaccctccgtaagggggcattactactgcctttaccgattgggccgtgcccgcctgagtgtcctgtatggtggctgctggagaaaatggagacatcgtgctgggctcactttcttgcttgtaatcctgagggaagtttaacatggagtgcaacttgcacgggttagaatttgtacatttatcagttttacttctatcgtTATTAACACATTTTTTACGTTTACTATTatcaccattaatacatttattaagtgcactattatcattatatcccagtatgccattctctgtagccattgtttctccagttgccatcagttttctgatagtgttaaaaccagctgtgtaagctaattccctctgtatctcaccttcctgttgccataactgtaaataatcataatgtctaatccgttgcttcccggattttatcagacatatccttctccttaaattttgcaaaacctcaggattaaaactgcctaccctagggaacttctccccatcgttcacagtcatacgttcccactcattgcataaaaccttggTGTGTGAtctatatttttcacacattatatacctcgccGACCCTACTGGCCGTGGaattatatcaacctgaaccttggttg
Encoded proteins:
- the LOC134934084 gene encoding olfactory receptor 10A7-like; this translates as MQESNITSITEFILLGFQSLQRFKAISLFILLVIYSMTLCGNLLIITLVSYSKNLQTPMYLFLTQLSMSDIMQTTTIVPNMLHTIVNEVGTISFVGCITQFYFFAVTECSECLLLTVMSYDRYLAICNPLRYNCIMNSALCIKLIIISWLISFSLLLSDTVTMGLLHFCGPQIIDHFFCDYLPLLELSCSDTSLLQLEALFIGLPVLILPFILIIVSYVYIIQVILRLPSFTERQKAFSTCSSHLTTVSIYFSTLFCIYILPTRGQSRSISKVFSLLYTVVTPLTNPIIYSLRNKDMKKAFEKYICKIII